AACTTTATTAAACGATTATTTGATATTGTTATTTCGGTAGTTTTGTTTATATGTACTTCTCCTATTATGCTCATTACAGCAATTTTAATAAAAATTACTTCTCCTGGTCCGATTATTTATAAACAAACAAGAGTTACTTTAAGACAAAGAGAATTTAATATTTTAAAATTTAGAACTATGTCAGCTGCTGCTGAAGCAAAATCAGGGCCCGTTTTATCGACAAGCAATGATAGTCGTGTGACGACTGTTGGTAAATATTTAAGAACATTAAGAATTGATGAATTACCTCAACTAATCAATGTTATTCGTGGAGATATGTCTATTGTTGGTCCAAGACCAGAACGACCATTTTTTGTTGATCAATTTAATTCAGAAAATCCTAACTATTATTTACGGCATAATGTGCGGGCTGGTATCACTGGTTATGCACAAGTATATGGAAAATATGCCTCTGATTATAATAGTAAATTGAACTTTGATTTATTATATATTAAAAATTACTCTAGCTTATTAGATATGAAAATTTTACTCCAAACGATTAAAATTTTATTTGATAAAGTTTCTTCTAGAGGATTAGATGAATCAGAAGAGAGAGAAATCATTCAACTGAATTACTTAGAAAATAATCATATAAACGTCTATCGTTAATAACTCTTTGAAAAAGATCCAGTTAAATAGAATTAATTCAAAAATTAGATTTTCGATTCTATTTTGAATTAATTTATTTAATTGGATCTTTTTGCCTATTAATTTATCAATAATAATTGAAACTGGCTAAAATTTATGAGATAATTTTTTAGATTGACAGTATGATTTGTAGATTGCTTAAAAATACTTCATTATTTTTATAATAAAGTTATGAACACTTACTAGTTGATTCAATTTTTTCTTGTGATTAAGAAATTTATGAATAAAATAATTATTAATAATAAATATTGACATAGATACTAATAAGAATTTATTTTTTGTATTTATCTTGATAAAATTATATGAATATGATCAACTAAACATTAATTTATTATAAAAAATTAATAAGGTATATTTAATATATCATAAAATTCACATTAATTTTGAATAAAATAGTAGTATAAACTTCGAAATGAGGATAAAACGTTTTGAAAAAAGCACCTATCAGTATATTGATGTCTGTTTACCAAAAAGAAAAAACTAAATATTTTACTGAAGCAATAGAAAGTATTCTTGCTCAAACTATCCAACCAGAAGAGATATTTTTAGTCATCGATGGGCCATTAACTACAGAATTAGATACTATAATTGCTAATTACAAACGATGTTTGGGACATCAATTGACAATTTGTAAGTTAAAACAGAATCAGGGACTTGGTGTAGCGCTCGCAAAAGGCGTTAGTTTATGCAGAAATGAATTAATTGCTAGGATGGATGCTGATGATATCATGGTTAATAATCGCTTGGAAATTCAGTTGAAAGAATTTCAAGAAGAACCAAATTTAGTAATTATTGGAACAGACATAATAGAATTTAGTCATAATATAGAAAATGTTACTGGAAAAAGAATTGTACCAAAAACAAATGAAGAAATACGCGCATTTTCTAAAAAAAGAAACCCATTTAATCATATGACAGTAATGTATAAAAAGTCAGCTATTTTAGCAGTAGGTAACTATTTACCTCTAAAAGGATTTGAAGATTATTATTTATGGGTACGTTTACTTAAAAAAGGATATGAAGGTAAGAATATTGCAAATATTTTAGTTTATGCTAGAGCAGGAGATAAAATGTATATGCGGCGTGGTGGAGTAAGTTATTTATTTCCTGGATTGAGAGGACGATGGTATATTTATAAGGATGGAATTGGTAATTTCATAGATTATATGTTGTCCAGTACGGTCCATGTGGTGATTAGCTTAATGCCTAACAGATTTCGCGGCTTATTCTATAAAAAAATACTAAGAAAATAAATTTTAAAAATGGCTGAAATTAGTAGGAGTTTATAATGGTAAAACAAGTTTATTCTGATTGTTCTTTGTCAATAATTGTCCCAGTTTATAATGTTGAAAAAACTATAGAAAGAGCAGTAAAAAGTATTATTAATCAATCATATAAAAATCTAGAAATTATTTTGGTAAATGATGGTTCCACTGATAAAAGTGGTCAAATTATTGAAAAATTAGCAGAAGATTATAATATTATTTCTGCCTATCATAAAGAAAATGGTGGATTATCATCAGCAAGAAATTATGGTATTGCTCGAGCAAGTGGTGAAATAATTGGATTATTAGATAGTGATGATTATTATATGCCTGATTTTTTTGAAGATGTTATTCCTTATTTTAATCAAGAAGAATTAGATATAGTTGCTTTTGGTTTTGTAAAAGGAAATGATAAATTGAAAAAATATTATTTACCTGAACAAAAAACATTATCAAATACACAGGCAATAATAAAAGAATTGTTTATTAATCAAAGTGTAGACTTTTATGCTTGGAATAAATTTTATCGTAGAAAACTTTTTAAAAATATAAAATATCCAGAAGGAAGATTATATGAAGATGTAATTCCCACTTATGAATTGATGAAAAAAACTAGAAAAGTGCAATATCTTTCAATCGCTGGCCTTTTTTATTATCAGAATCCAGAAAGCATTATTTATCAACAGTTTAATCCTAGACAATATGATAATATTGATCAAAGAATAGTTTTATTAAAAAAAATTAGGCAAGAATTTCCTGAATTAACAAATCTAGCCTATAAAAAATTAATAGACGGATATTTGTCAACTGGATTTAAATTAACAACAAAGACGAAAGATAGTAGGGACCAAAAAAAATATTTAAAAAAATTAAGGAATGAAATTAAACAACAATATTTTAAACTAATGACAACATCTTCTCCTCTAACAAAAAAATTAGCACTCAATTTGCTATATATTAATGCTCCCTTGTATAATAAATTATATAAATTGATTCTTAAAAAATAGCAAGAATTATCGAGTATTGCTATTAGAGCGTTGATGTCTCTTTTGTTACTAATAGAAAAATAAATATATTGAATGGAGTGTGTGTAATGATTACTGCAATTATCATTGCTGGTGGTGTTGGAAAGAGAATGGGACAAGAAATCCCAAAACAATTTATTATTATTGATGGAAAGCCTATTATTATTTATACATTAATATCCTTTCAAAATCATCCACAGATTGACAAAATTTTAGTTGTTTGTAAGTCTGGTTGGGAAGGAACGATGTGGGCATATATTAAGGAATATAATATTTCTAAAGTAGAATGGGTAATTGCAGGAGGAAAAACTGGACAAGAATCTATTAATGCTGGTGTGCAATTTTTGAAACAATTTGCCAATAATGAAGATATCATTGTAATTCATGATGGAATTAGGCCATTGGTAGAGGAAATTGTCCTTTCTGATGTTATTGTAAAATGTAGAAAATTTGGTAATGCTGTTAGTTCACTTCCCTATAATGAACAGATTTTTATAAAAAAAACAGATGAGACAACACAAAAATATATAGATAGAGAAACTTTAAGAAGAGTCGCTACACCACAGGCTTATAATTATGGAAAATTAATTCAATCATACGATCGAGCTTTTAAAGAAGGAATCGGAATTTCTGAATCTTCTTATACAAATACCATGATGGTTGATTTAGGAGAAACACTACATTTTGCTCTTGGATCCGATAAAAATATTAAATTAACTACTTTAGATGACCTAGAATTATTTAAGGGTTATTTAAGAATGAAAACTGAATAATAAAAAGGTAGGTAATTTAGCATGTATATAAAAGATATTCTCTATGAACAAGATGTAGAAAGAGTACTTCAAACAGTGATGAATTGGCAACAATTAAATGGAAAAACCTTTTTAATCATTGGTGCTTCTGGTATGATAGGTACATTTGTAATTGATGTTCTTATGAGATATAATGAGCAAAATGATGCTGGGTTAAAAATTTTAGCATTAGGAAGAAATAGAAAAAGATTAGAAAAACGATTTTCCTCTTATTGTTTGTTATCTAATTTTTATGTTCTTGAAGAAGATATTACAAATGAACTGCATTTACCTATTAATTGTGATTACATATTTCATGGTGCAAGTAATACTCATCCCTTAGCCTATGCCGAAGATCCAATTGGGACGATCATGACAAATTTACTAGGAACGCAAAGAGTACTTAAATATGCTAGTTCACATGATTGTGCACGTGTTTTATTTATGTCTACTGTTGAAATTTATGGAGAAAATAGAGATAATGTTGAATCTTTTAAAGAAGATTATTGTGGATATATTGATTGCAATACGCTTCGATCAGGATATCCAGAAGGAAAAAGAGCCAGTGAGTCATTATGTCAGGCATATATTGCCAAATATGGTATCGATATTGTTATTCCAAGAATTTGTAGAACGTTTGGGCCAACAATGCAGATAAATGATTCAAAAGCTTCCTCACAGTTTATTAAGAATGCTGTAAATAATGAAGATATTATTTTAAAAAGTAAAGGGGAACAGTTTTTTTCTTATGGCTATGTTGGAGATGTTGTTTCTGCGCTTTTATTCATATTAATTCATGGGAAAAATGGTGAAGCATACAATATTGCCAGTGAAAAATTTAATGTTCATTTGAATGAACTAGCTGAAAGTCTAGCAAGTATTTCTGGAAAAAAAGTCATTTATCAATTGCCAGATGAAAAAGAACAATTAGGTTTCTCAAAAGTCAAAAATGCTATTCTTTCTTCCGAAAAACTAAATGATTTAGGATGGACACCAAAATTTTCCTTGATTGAAGCACTAGAACATACGGTAAGAATTTTAAAAGATATCAAAAAATGAAAGGATAATAGAATTTGGAGAAAAGCAAAGCTGTTTTTTCACATATTAGAAGTTGGTATATAATTTATTTTGGTATTATTTTAATTGCTAAAGAGATAGGACCTTATGATTTTTTACCGGCAATAATAAATAACCTATTTGTCTGGCCTGCTGCCTTAATAGGATTGATTTTTATTGCTTATGATCTTATTCAACCTGTTCGATATAAAAAGAAGATAGATTATAATATTTTTTTATTACTGTTTATTGGAGTGATGTGTGTAACAACTATTATTAATAGACAGTACGGTTTATTTGCCAATATAAAATTAATCATGAATGAGGCAATTTATTTTTTTGTTATTTATAGATTTGGACAGACACAAACAAATGCAATGCTAACCATTCAACGTTTTGTTAAAATACTGATTGGTTTATGGCTTATATTTGTTACAATATCTTTAGGGATGTTTTTGACACAAACAAAATATAGTTTTACTTTGAAAAATAGATTCCATCCTCTAAGATTAGGTTTCTTGGAAAATCGTTTATTTGGTGTATTTTCAGATCCAAATTTTGCGAGTACAATATCCTTAATAGTTATTATTATGTCTTTATACTATTTATTTGCTATTAAAATAAAAATAAGCATTAAGGTTTTTTTAGCAATTAATGTATTCTTTCAATTATTATTTATTCTTCTATCTGGTTCAAGAACTGGAATGATTGAGCTAACAATTGGCTTAGCATTTTTCCTATTTATTTACTGCTATACAACAAACTTGATGCATATAAAAAATTCTAAAGCTAATTTCTTTAGTTCTTTATTGCTGTCATTATTCATAAGTGTAACTGTTTATTTCTTATTGGAAATATTGAAAGATTTTATTGCAATGATGTATACTCATCTTATTCAAATAACTCATAAGCAGGGTGGTAAAGCGAAGAATGTTACATTAATTAGAAATGATGTTTCGGATGATTCAGCAAATGAGCTGTCTAATGGTCGTATAGAAATGTGGAAAAATGCGATAGAAATTTTTAGACAAAATTGGTTAATAGGTGTAGGACCTTCAAGGGAAGGTATAGTTGCCTATTCTAAAAAATTTTTCCCAACGAATGTTCTTGCTAGAACAGGTATGACAATTCATAGTTGCTTTTTTCATGCATTGGCAGGTACCGGTTTATTAGGTACACTTTCATTTTTTATATTTATAATTCAAAAAGCATTTTCTACTATCAAGTATAGCCTAGTCATTAAAAATCCGATAAATAATATATATTTTTATTTTATATTGTGTATTTTAGCAGTGAGTATAAATGCTTTCTTGGCACCTGAAATTATCTTAGTCAATAAAATTGGTGCTTTTATTTTTTGGTTATTTTTAGGAAGTCTAACTACTAAATTTAAAAAGAAGATTTAAATAGTTGGAAGATTTAAAAGGAGAAATAGGTGTTCAATTTGATAAATAAATTTTTCCAAAATTATAGAAATATTATTGATCGGATATGTGCATATAGTATATTTTATGTACTTTATCCGATATTATTCTTTATACCAATTAAACGCAATAAGGTGGTTGTTTCAAATTTTTGGGGAAGGAGCTATGGAGATAATCCTAAGTACATCTGTAATTATTTATTGTCAACAAACTGGGATATAGATATTGTTTGGTTATGTAATAAAGATATTATAAATTTAAATAAAGATGATTTCCCAAAAGGAATTCGTTTAGTCAAGAATCGTTCCTTTCAGGCTCTCTTAGAATTACATACTGCTAAAATTTGGATTGATGACTGTAGAAAAAGTTTTTATCCTAAAAAACGAAAACAACAATTTTATTTACAAACTTGGCATGCTGGTTTTGGTTTAAAACGAATTGAACATGATACAGAACAGAATCTTACTCCTCGATATATAAAAATGGCAAAAAAAGATTCAAAAATGTGTGATCTATTAATTTTTGAGCATTCAAAGTTATTTAAAAATATAGGAAAAACATTTTGGTATGATGGTGAAATCTTTAGAGATGGTATTCCTAAAAATGATATTATTGTTAAACCAACGACAGATATAATAGAAAAGGTACACAATTTTTATAATATTGCTAAAGATAAAAAGATTATTTTATATGCGCCCACCTTCAGAGTAGATTATGATTTAAAAATCAATCCTTTATTTTTAGAAAGAATTATTGAAACTGCTAATCTGTATTTTCATGAAAAATACGTTCTGATTTTAAGATTGCATCCAAATGATAAATATTTAAAAGATAAAATATTAAATTCAATTAATAATTCTGATATTTTAGATGGTTCAGTCTATAATGATATGCAAGAGCTGTTAAGTACTTGTAATATGTTAATCACAGATTACTCTTCTACAATTGGAGAGATGCTTGTAGCAAATAAAAAATGTTTTATTTATGCTTATGATTATGAAGAATATATGGAAGATCAAGGCTTAGTAATGGAATTAACAGAATTACCATTTCCAGTAACAAAAACAGAAAACGAATTATTAGAGAGCATAAAAAATTTTAATTCAATTAAATATGAAAATAGATTAAGTAATTTTAAGAAAAAATGGGATATTTATGAATCTGGTCAAGCGAGTAAAGAATTAGGTGATCGCTTATTGCAAGAAATGCAACAATACAAGGAGAATTAAGTAAACATGAATCTTTTAAATAGACTAAAAGAAGGCATCTCAAAAAAGAATCTGTTAGAGATGATCTATTTTTGTATAATTGTTCTAAAACCAGTAAATAGGAAATTTCAGTTAAAACTTGGATCAGAAAAGAGAGCAGAAAATACATTTAATTACCTGTATAAACACTATTATCCTCTAATCAAGAACAGACCAAAATATTTGGGGGAATTGCATGAAAAAACGAATATTATATGGATATGTTGGTTACAAGGAGAAGAAAATGCTCCTGAATTGATAAAAGTGTGCATTCGTTCTATTCGAAAATATAATCCAAATAAAAAATTATTATTTTAGATGAGAAAACACTTTCTAAATATGCAACTTTTCCTAATTATATTTTAGAAAAAAGAGCTAAAGGCATTATTTCTAATACGCATTTTTCAGATTTATTACGTGCTCAAATATTGGTCACATATGGCGGTACCTGGATGGATGCAACATTGCTATGTACAGATGTACCACAAGATTACCTAACAAATTCTGCTTTATTTGTATATCGAACTTTTTATGATGATCATTCACAAAATCCAATTGTTGCTTCAAGTTGGTTTCTTTCAGCTGAAAAAAATAATGATATTTTAACGGCAACCAGAGATATGTTATTTTCCTATTGGGAAAAACACAATACCTTAATGAATTATTATTTATTTCATATTTTTTTCACTATAGCAACAAAAAAATACAGTGAACAATGGGAAGCTGTACCAAAACTAAGTAATGCTAATCCACATTTTCTCCAATTTGAATTAAAAAAACAATTTAATCAGGAATTATTCGATCAAGTTAGAAAAATTAGTCCAATTCATAAACTAACATATAAAGGATTAGAACAGACAGATAAAAATTCCTTTTATAGGAGACTACTTAAAGAAAGGATCTGACGACTATGAAAAATTTAGCTAAAAACTTTCTTTCTAATGCTTTATATCAAATTTTTACTATTATTTTTCCTTTATTAACTATGCCTTATATTGCAAGAGTATTAGGGGCCGAACAATTAGGAATATATAATTATACTTATGCAATTGCTATTTACTTTGCAATGTTTGTTAAATTAGGTGCAGATCATTATGGAAATCGTTCCATTGCTAAGGTAGGAACAGATTTAAATAAGCGTAGTGAGGTATTTTGGGAAATATTTGGTGTACAATTTTTGAATGGAATTTTCTGTACATTGACTTATTTGCTATTTATATTTTTATTTATAAAAAACAATCAAAAGATTGCTTATTTACAAGTATTTTTAATTATCAGCTATTCATTAGATATTAATTGGTTTTTCTATGGAGTTGAACAGTTTAATATTGTTATACTAAGAAATACCATGGTAAAAATCTTTACAATTATTTGTGTTTTTTTATTTGTAAAAAATATTGGTGATGTTTGGGTTTATACAGTTATCATAAATGCTGGATCAATCATTGGTTTTTTGGTTACTTGGGTTCAGTTAAAGAGTTATGTAAGGTTTAATTATATATTTAAATGTATGAGCTTAAAAAAAATATTCTCACACTTACGTCCAACATTTGTATTGTTTATTCCTATTATATCTGCGAGTATTTTTACAAGTTTTACAACCATTCTTTTAGGTCAGATAACGAATATGAAAAATGTTGGTTTCTATGATGCAGGTAGTAAAGTTTTATCTATGCCTAAAAGTGTCATTGCCGCTTTGGGGACAGTAATGTTACCAAAAATGGCTGCAGCATATGAGAATGAAAAATCAAAAAAATTGGCAAATGAATATTTGGATATTTCGATTGTATTTGTTTCCTTTTTATCAATTGTATTCACTTTTGGATTACTAAGTATTTCGAATGAATTTATTTTATTATTTTATGGAAATGGCTATCTAAAAAGTATTAGTGTATTGAATTTTTTAGTGATTTATCTTCCATTTTATGCGTTAGGTAATGTAATTAGAACTCAATATCTAATTCCTCAATCTAAAGATAGACCGTTTGTTATTTCTGTTTTATTGGGTGCCATTGCAAGTGTAATTGTAAACTTAATTCTTATTAGACCACTGGGTATTGTTGGAGCGTCTTTAGGAACTGTTGCTTCTGAGGTCGTATTAGCACTCTATCAAATCTTTGCAGCAAGAAAAGAAATTGATTTGAAAAAGTTTATAGGACCTTTAATTTTATTTTTTGCTGCTGGACTAACTATGTGGGGTCTTTTGAATGTTATTCCTTTGGCAATACATTCTGCTATGATTAAAATTATTCTTAGAATAATAATCGGTGCTGTAATTTATTTAGCAATATGTGGTTTTTATTTTATGTATTCTAAGAATTCAACGATTAAATTGATCAGGCACGCACTTTTAAAGAATTCTACGAAAAAAATCAGTAACTTGGGCAAGTAATTTGTATGTTTTTACATAGAATAGATAAATTAATAACTGAATAGGTAGTTTTGTTAATGGCTAATTGTCATCTTATTGATAAAAGAGTAAACTATTTATAAATACTATATGTAAAAAAGTGATTTTATATTCATGGTAATTGATTGATCAATAAAGAGTCAGGAGGGATTTAATTGAAAACAATTCTAGTTACTGGTGGAGCTGGATTTATCGGATCAACATTAGCTAATAAACTATCTAAAAAAAATAAAGTAACCATCATAGATGATTTATCTATGGGAAAAATAGACAATATTCAATTACATGAAAATATAACCTTCATTAAGGGAACAGTAACAGATGGTCATTTAATGAAAACTATTTTTCTCGAAACTAAATTTGATTATATCTTTCATTTAGCTGCGATTGCTAGTGTAGCAGATTCTGTTGAGCATCCAATTGAAACGCATAAAGTAAATTTTGAAAGTGTCTTACAATTACTTGAATTAATTAAAAATTATCAACCAGATTTAAAACGCCTTGTTTTTACTTCCTCTGCTGCTGTTTATGGAGATGAAAAGTCATTGCCCAAACGAGAAGAATCGGTGATTCGTCCGCTAACTCCCTATGCTGTAGATAAATTTGCTGCTGAAAGATATGTTTTAAATTATTGTAATTTGTATAAAATACCAACTAGTGCAGTGCGTTTTTTTAATGTTTATGGACCAAATCAAAATCCAAATTCTCCTTATTCTGGTGTTATTTCAATTATGATGGATTGCTATAAAAAAATTCTGGCTGGTGAAACTGTTACTTTTAAGATGTATGGAGATGGTCAACAATCTAGAGATTTTGTTTTTGTTGATGACGTTGTTCAAGCTTTAGATTTAGTAGCAAATGCTACAGAATCATTGGGTGAAGTCTATAATGTTGCTACTGGTTGTAAGACAAGTTTGTTAGATCTTATTGCTATTTTTGATAATTTATTATCTGTAAAATTACCTATTAAATTTGAATCATCAAGAATAGGGGATATTAAAGATTCCTATGCTGATATTACTAAAATAAAAAATCTTAATTATCAACCCCAATTTTGTTTATATGAAGGCATAAAAAAATATGTGACCTATGAATTACAAAGGGAGGAATAAATTTGCAAAAAAACGTTAACAATAAAGTTAATAATAGAAATATCTTTTTGGTTACTATTTTATTCGCACTTTTTATTATGTTTTTATTAAACTGCTTAACACCATTACTAGCAGATGACTATGAATATTTCTTTAAAACGACTAACTTTTCTACAATACTGTTGGATGAATATCATCAATATTTATCATGGACTGGAAGGTCTATTGTTCACATTATAGCAAGAATATTTTTACTAATGCCCAAGTGGGTATTTAACATTGCAAATTCACTAGCATATGTAGGAGTTTCCTATTTAATTTACAAATTGTCCTTATCTAATGGCGAAAAATATAAGACTGTACGTTTTTTATTAATTCAATTTCTTATATGGTTGTTTGTCCCAGCTTTTGGACAAGTTTTTCTATGGGAAACAGGATCAGCAAACTATCTATGGGGAAGTTTGATAATTCTTTCCTATCTTTTTTTCTTTCATAAAGCCACTATCAATAATTGGATACCTAAGAGGCCAACTTCCTTAGTACCTTTAGTTTTTATTATGGGTGTATTGGCTGGATGGTGTAATGAGAATACTTCAGGTGGCGCTTTACTATTGGCTATATTTTATATAGGTGTTTATATGATTTCAAATAAACAAAAGGTTCCTTTGTGGATGATAGGAGGCATTATAGGGAACTTTATTGGATTAGTGATAATGATTTTAGCACCTGGAAACAAAATAAGAGCTACATATTTTGCAAGAAGTACTTGGTCTATCCATAAAAAATTAAGTATAGGTTTGGTAACTGTTTTTAATGAAATAAAGGAGCACTTATTCTTATTAATTTGTCTTTTGCTTGTTTTATATATATTAAATCTATACAATAAAAAAATGGAAACTAAATTTTATTTAAGCGTAGCCTATGCTGTTTTCGGTATAGTAACATTACTCGCTTTATCTCTATCTCCAGCTGGTCTTAATTGGGGAAGGTCCTACTATGGTGGTGTAATATTTATGATTATTGCAATCTCACTTATTTGGCCAGATAGAATAAGCAATTTGAAAAGCGATAATTCTAATATTTTTTATACTATTATATATGGTTTGCTTGCTTTATCATTTATGATGAATTTTATAATGGGATCTGCTGATATTTGTAAATCATATATAAAAATTGATAGTCA
The genomic region above belongs to Melissococcus plutonius ATCC 35311 and contains:
- a CDS encoding DUF6056 family protein, whose protein sequence is MQKNVNNKVNNRNIFLVTILFALFIMFLLNCLTPLLADDYEYFFKTTNFSTILLDEYHQYLSWTGRSIVHIIARIFLLMPKWVFNIANSLAYVGVSYLIYKLSLSNGEKYKTVRFLLIQFLIWLFVPAFGQVFLWETGSANYLWGSLIILSYLFFFHKATINNWIPKRPTSLVPLVFIMGVLAGWCNENTSGGALLLAIFYIGVYMISNKQKVPLWMIGGIIGNFIGLVIMILAPGNKIRATYFARSTWSIHKKLSIGLVTVFNEIKEHLFLLICLLLVLYILNLYNKKMETKFYLSVAYAVFGIVTLLALSLSPAGLNWGRSYYGGVIFMIIAISLIWPDRISNLKSDNSNIFYTIIYGLLALSFMMNFIMGSADICKSYIKIDSQYNYLTVQREKGNLNPVFPTMSFPDITKYTAYSKELTQVNSNIKHNHPVAKYYKLNTIRSVSENDWQQVYKNGNPTLMGCYSFDDYLKLLTKGNYTILISGHGSHSYLNSEQKKLLNQLGIQKMPSSSGNWVSIALLDKGNKKASIAKSFTKMNGKLSKMNYELKSSLTNYDDQIFSTIQINGRQYSKNKAGLNFVTIDRYSNRVVDSVNFDITNKNIIGNR